One Mus pahari unplaced genomic scaffold, PAHARI_EIJ_v1.1 scaffold_12822_1, whole genome shotgun sequence genomic window, cattgTATACATCACACTGACATCCAACTCAATGTGATACTTCTGCCTGTCTCCGACTGCATTGTTAAAGACATAAGCCAATAAGTTTTATATATAGTAACTTAATACAATTTCTTTGGTGTGTGCTTAACACTATTGTTCTTGTAGTGCTTGTCTCTCTATATGTGTAATTGAACGTTCTTTTAAAAGGCTACATCCTATTCAAAGGGCTGAGAAATGACAGGGGTGACagggctggaatgatggctcagcgcttaagaaCCCTGATTTTccttgcagaggtcctgaatttaattcccagcaaccacatggttgctcacaagcacctgtaatagggatccagtgccctcttcttgggtgtctgaaggcagcaacagtgtactcacatatatgaaatacatagactcttaaaaaaaaaaaaaagaaacaacagggGCGAACATTATTTAGTTTCCTTCTGATATGACTTGGTAGTTACAGTAGAACTTGGGTGTGAGTAAATAAGTGGGACAAGCCCCAGAATTACATGAACACATTGCCTTTGAAGAATAGATGTTCaatgttgtttctttttgttgttgttgttttgttttgtttttaaaatttatttattattataattaagtacactgtagttgtctccagatgcaccagaagagggcattagatttcattacggatggttgtgagccaccatgtggtttctgggatttgaactcaggaccttcggaagagcagtcggtgctcttaaccactaagccatctctccaaccctcaatGTCGtttctattgttctttcttttgtacaCGTTTATGGGATACTCTAGAATGCAGTGACTTATGAGGATGTGCATGTGAACTTCACTCAAGAGGAGTGGGCTCTGCTGGATCCTTTTCAGAAGAAGCTCTACAAAGATGTCATGTGGGAGACTTGCAGGAACCTCAGTGCTATAGGTAAATTTGTGAATTCCCCCTCctgttttaaaattcaagaaaacagttttttcttttgatgCGCTTCGGTAGTTTCAATTAAAATGAAGGAAGGATTTAGTGAATAAATCATGCATGACTATAAAGTTCACTGAAGATATTAACTACATTTTGCTAAATTTCAAGGcatacattttctgttttaggCTTTAATTGGGAAGCCCAAAATATTGAAGAATATTGTCAAAATTCTAGAAGATACAGAAGGTAATTTTCATGTGCAAACTCATATAAATCTGCCTCTAAAGATAGGTTAATGTGTGCTTAAAATTGATAAGAAAAGGAACAGTGTAAATTAGCACAGGTTTAAGTGTATTGATGATTGTTACTTCCCAACAAAACCATGGTCTTTAATGTCCTGTATCTGATTTTTTGCAAGGCCTTTCTTTAAGAAAGAGGTCAAGGAAACAATGCCTTAGTGTATATCCCCATTTGAAACATAGCCCTATTAGCGCTACACAGTACCACTGGCATTCTGTTTCTGCTTACTTTGGAAAAGCTACACAAATTGAAGAGTTGACAAATATATGTCCAAAAGCTTCTAAGAANCAAATAGTCTATATTTAAGCTGGTTGTACTCATTTATTACCAGTGTTGGTGCTAAGTTTAGTTGGAagggcagcatttgggaggtaagTAGGAGGTTTTTGCAGTAACCTTAATCCATATTTCACATGTCTATGAGAACACTGAGTCAATCCTTGTGAATGCAAAGTTCAACGTTTTATTTATTGGTCTtcctttcataaatatataatattttataatggaTACACACCATGTATACTGAACAGATATTCCAAAAAACcatttctgtctttccctctctcactttccctctctctcctataTCCATTAGAAGATATTTAGTGGATTGCAGTTATAGAGTAGACTTTTGAACATAATACAAGTTAACAGTTAGTTACATTGCCAAGTTCGTTGGCAATACATCAGCAACCTCATTCTGGAGAAAATTCTCTTGAATACTAGGGATGTAGAAATGCTTCTGTGTCTCCTGGTTCAGATGCAAATATAGTATGACCCACAGTGTAGTAAAATTTGGAATACACTTAGTGCGTTAAAGCTCTGAATTCCTCCACTTTTCTTCAACTATGGAAACAAACTTTTATTGGAAAAGAATATGTGAATCTGATCCATGTAGTAAATGTTCATACCTTCTCAGGTGTCTCTGATCATGAAAAACAACCTGTAATTAAGGGGAACAACACGAATGTAAGCAAAGTGATAAAAGGTCTGATTCCTCTTTATATTTAGACAAATAGTAACATTAAATCCTAGAGATAAAGTATTCTGGGacttcagagatggctcagcagttaagagcaccaactaaccttctgaaggtcctgagttaaaatctcagcaccacatggtggctcaaaaccatccttaatgatatgtgactccctcttctggagtgtcagaagacaggacagctacagtgtacgtacatacaataattaaacagacagaaaaagaagatgaaagtaTTTATCCATTGGGTAAAGCTTTCACATGTTCCAATTCTTTTCTCAGGCATGAAAGGAGTCAGAGTGCAGAGAAACCCTCTGAATATACTCAATGTGTTAAAGGATTTGCAACAACAAGTCATCTTAAAGTGCATTATAGAATTCATTCTGGAGAAAAACCctataaatgtaatgaatgtgataaagccttttcaAAACACTTTGCACTCCAAAAGCatataagaacacatactggagagaaaccctacaaatgtaatcaatgtgataaagcaTTTTCTGAAAAAGATAGACTCCAAACACATgtaagaatacatactggagaaaaaccctacaaatgtaatgaatgtgataaAGCGTTTTCTGAGAAACGTAGACTCCAAACACATACtagaatacatactggagaaaaaccctacaaatgtaatgaatgtgataaagccttttccCAATACGGTCATCTCCAAAGACATAgaagaatacatactggagagaaacccttcAAATGTAATAAATGTGATAATTCCTTTTCAAAACACGTTGCACTCCAAATTCATAGAAGAACACATAtcggagagaaaccctacaaatgtaatcaatgtgataaagccttttccCAATACAGTAAACTCCAGATTCATAGAAGATCACATACCGGAGAGAAACCCttcaaatgtaatcaatgtgataaagcgTTTTCCCAATTTGGTAATCTCCACATTCatataagaacacatactggagagaaaccttacaaatgtaatcaatgtgacAAAGCCTTTTCACAACACAGTTGTTTTCAAAGTCATAGAAGAAGACATACAGGAGATAAGCCCTACAAATGcaatcaatgtgataaagccttttgTATGAAGAGTAATCTCCAAACACATttaagaatacatactggagaaaaaccctacaaatgtaatcaatgtgataaagccttttctATCAAAAGTAATCTACAAGCACATttaagaatacatactggagaaaaaccctacaaatgcaatcaatgtgataaagccttttctATGAAAAGTAGTCTCCAAACACACttaagaatacatactggagaaaaaccctacaaatgtaatcaatgttATAAAGCCTTTTCTATGAAAAGTCATCTCCAAACACATttaagaatacatactggagaaaaaccctacaaatgtaatcagtgtgataaagccttttcTATAAAAAGTAGTCTCCAAGCACATTTAAGAATACATACTTGAgaaaaaccctacaaatgtaatcaatgtgataaagccttttccCAATACGGTCATCTCTAATATCATAGAACAcagactggagagaaacccttcaaatgtaatgaatgtgataaagccttttcaAAACACTTTCACTTCCAAAATCATAAAAGGACACTTTTTGTAGAaaagccttacaaatgtaatcaatgtaaCAAAGACTTTCCCAACACAGTTGTCTTCAAATTCATAGAAGAAGACATACAGGAGataaaccctacaaatgtaatcagTGTGACAAAGCCTTTTCCCAACCTCGTAACCTCCAATCACACagaagaattcatactggagtgaaatcttacaaatgtaatgaatgtgacaAAGCCTTTCCCACCATTATAATctacaaattaataaaagaagacATACTAGAGAGAAGCCTTACAGGTATAATCAGTGTGTGAACGTCTTTTCAAAACANGGTCATcttcaaatgaatgaaagaatccATGCTGGAGAGACAAGCTACAAAGGAAATGGATGTGAGAAAGCCTTTTTACAATGCCATCATTTCTGAATGTATAAATGAACATACTGAAGAGAAAGACTGTGAATGTGGTCATAGTGCTAATCGTCATGAGCATATTTGTATTGGCAAGAATCCTTCTGAGTATAAGC contains:
- the LOC110315539 gene encoding LOW QUALITY PROTEIN: zinc finger protein 845-like (The sequence of the model RefSeq protein was modified relative to this genomic sequence to represent the inferred CDS: inserted 2 bases in 2 codons; substituted 2 bases at 2 genomic stop codons), yielding MWETCRNLSAIGFNWEAQNIEEYCQNSRRYRRHERSQSAEKPSEYTQCVKGFATTSHLKVHYRIHSGEKPYKCNECDKAFSKHFALQKHIRTHTGEKPYKCNQCDKAFSEKDRLQTHVRIHTGEKPYKCNECDKAFSEKRRLQTHTRIHTGEKPYKCNECDKAFSQYGHLQRHRRIHTGEKPFKCNKCDNSFSKHVALQIHRRTHIGEKPYKCNQCDKAFSQYSKLQIHRRSHTGEKPFKCNQCDKAFSQFGNLHIHIRTHTGEKPYKCNQCDKAFSQHSCFQSHRRRHTGDKPYKCNQCDKAFCMKSNLQTHLRIHTGEKPYKCNQCDKAFSIKSNLQAHLRIHTGEKPYKCNQCDKAFSMKSSLQTHLRIHTGEKPYKCNQCYKAFSMKSHLQTHLRIHTGEKPYKCNQCDKAFSIKSSLQAHLRIHTXEKPYKCNQCDKAFSQYGHLXYHRTQTGEKPFKCNECDKAFSKHFHFQNHKRTLFVEKPYKCNQCNKDFXQHSCLQIHRRRHTGDKPYKCNQCDKAFSQPRNLQSHRRIHTGVKSYKCNECDKAFXHHYNLQINKRRHTREKPYRYNQCVNVFSKXGHLQMNERIHAGETSYKGNGCEKAFLQCHHF